The following proteins are co-located in the Carassius gibelio isolate Cgi1373 ecotype wild population from Czech Republic chromosome A21, carGib1.2-hapl.c, whole genome shotgun sequence genome:
- the LOC127941890 gene encoding transcription factor TFIIIB component B'' homolog isoform X5: MIRRSRISVRPNVKPAGRAQTASRDASVDNVQPPQASAGSASSEGSQVMAEKVKTDSPITALDPTNEEASQSSCPRDQLETGKHGEDAASKSSDAQDSTSTSVTSGPQRRKRFAALPNLAKPRASPASSRAPKSPPKSPVKPVPPSDPENSTSTEESFLQIPEPVNNPRLPGRRRPSGGGRQANVQPIPAAPLQNDQETETQKDGGLEDTLVPLTVQQGESQHPLITSQPESILVHENPLARPAVEDVVVPQESDSGPPQDQSQMDLLRERLTKMKSSSKIINSLKSLNDPADMLRLAQARKLRELLKKEMNKQKEDKKKPKLGIRERKAPKDHTKMTMRELIYYLPVSNPMKSFTEEEQKASETVLDDSPTPAPSNTPAAPSVEEVVVEDDGHEEEDEERTEETQLEEEEPLLVPRVKVAEDGSLIIDEESLTVQVSRMKGPNPAEDRDPIFERGSTTTYSSFRKGTYTKPWSSGETEMFYLAISMVGTDFSMIGQLFPHRARMEIKNKFKKEERNNSWRIDKAFKEKRRLDLDFFKKLMEQILKAEENKRNKNKELVKLAKAQRRVQRKVRAATRKELYSSTDSDSDVVSGEKENEDLSNDGGSDTTPKNRRGRGTNTQGRRIKRTDGEAAVDEPEECENLTSDDRYKSPAIKPAQLKGRPQRAIPNLSRGWGNRNPVPRGNTQEDRTSLGEGSTMDPKAIKEKQQSAVLLELEDLEEEPDLSAVQEHIFNKPTRSGRIPKLSRHVIQAVAEEEEDEEELSDLPVSSRFHGQGIKAPGRRAKLKPGPRLKRGMLRRGKSRLVTLLASGTEDDDEDEGEEEVEECILSQEDFPSNPEEENQAFVPMSLRPLQQVNSEVEETMEEDVIEFLDPDHMEVCREINNEAAQTLLTIGNSAQMIKTSEMPCTSGNDIVEQSSIVHEEVVHEEVITETAVLSSSSVSCESETKDDVEISSYEAIIPEPSSEVTPTQNEEPIKSQTTEEDHHRPIQHETQVPPSKRGRFSKPKPNIGQGLRTRRAPLQQIAGSFGTSKDPSSTEQDKNATQPMQEDSVPVAHLPDSSIVHTEVLQPDLSSERREDSPKVIPETVTKEDDRSVSSLKRKNDDIIAEETIQEQEAVRLEPQLTKSVSESESTSDEPSKPVRRCRGPKPKPNLIQTSRRTQTQHSTTSTTTVLNEKPAVESSTKSPEEDAVATTELDVFTSTAQQVVISSVESIQTVKDVTLPVVSENNSRQKTVFMLDENNRTNPEEVFEDATVNHSGCESEDTSAEPTPEEPVFILSLTEIPPNLDEGAGFQTEPLPPVAAPESHSHGQSACESREVSHLLITDALVPMSEGEEKKSEWRVVDKSVKGELKRKTPASTSQGSTIDESQTEHHAVEGSESLVAEGTDDKEHMEKKRKLPERTRRAKLQVKPTPVSRRNAQGVDAKEDTAALSLKQTTSLPISTQKTRSVPEQTLPAVISSTNNSISATISERGATTDHSATSDNTCSPVPEASVQEGIMGKVDLSGKETFELASGSDLQGVSQITPIATSGVLTRPGRRPKGFLSFISSKSTQGPPAAHREAKPGHPKPSVNTARPERKRIAAGPVTTPTNSGVKQPSPTPAFTTASVIEQNSDEEPTSVSKYFFSDIFTEVDELEDMD; the protein is encoded by the exons ATGATACGCAGATCAAGAATCAGTGTTCGGCCCAATGTAAAGCCCGCAGGCCGAGCCCAGACAGCCTCTCGAGATGCATCTGTAGATAATGTTCAGCCTCCCCAGGCTTCTGCTGGCTCTGCTTCATCTGAGGGGTCACAGGTCATGGCTGAAAAGGTGAAGACTGACTCTCCTATAACAGCTTTGGATCCGACCAATGAGGAAGCGTCTCAGAGTAGCTGCCCTAGAGACCAGTTGGAGACTGGTAAACATGGAGA GGATGCAGCATCTAAAAGTTCTGATGCCCAGGATTCAACAAGCACCTCTGTGACTTCTGGCCCTCAGAGGAGGAAACGCTTCGCAGCTCTGCCCAACCTGGCCAAACCACGAGCCTCCCCAGCCTCCTCTAGGGCTCCGAAATCCCCACCCAAGTCCCCTGTAAAACCAGTACCACCCAGTGACCCTGAAAACTCAACCTCCACCGAAGAGTCTTTCCTTCAGATACCTGAGCCTGTAAACAACCCCAGACTTCCTGGAAGACGGAGACCTTCTGGAGGAGGCAGACAGGCCAATGTTCAGCCCATCCCTGCAGCCCCACTGCAGAATGACCAAGAGACAGAGACGCAAAAGGATGGGGGATTGGAGGACACTCTTGTGCCACTGACTGTCCAGCAAGGGGAGTCCCAGCATCCCCTAATAACTTCTCAACCTGAATCCATTTTGGTTCATGAAAATCCTCTGGCTCGTCCTGCTGTGGAAGATGTGGTTGTACCTCAGGAGAGTGATTCCGGGCCACCTCAAGACCAAAGCCAAATGGATCTGTTAAGAGAAAGACTTACGAAAATGAAGTCTTCATCAAAGATAATAAATTCCTTGAAATCTCTGAACGACCCAGCAGACATGCTCAGGTTAGCTCAGGCCAGGAAGCTTCGGGAACttcttaaaaaagaaatgaacaaacaaaag GAAGACAAAAAGAAACCCAAGCTGGGAATCAGAGAACGCAAAGCACCCAAAGACCACACCAAAATGACCATGAGAGAGCTGATCTATTACCTCCCTGTATCCAACCCAATGAA GTCTTTCACAGAAGAGGAGCAGAAAGCTTCAGAGACAGTATTAGATGACTCTCCTACACCAGC GCCTTCTAACACTCCAGCTGCTCCATCAGTCGAGGAGGTGGTTGTAGAAGATGATGGTCATGAAGAAGAAGACGAGGAAAGAACGGAAGAAACCCAGTTGGAGGAGGAAGAGCCTCTTCTAGTGCCCAGGGTGAAGGTGGCGGAGGATGGTTCTCTGATTATAGACGAGGAAAG TTTAACAGTCCAGGTGTCAAGAATGAAAGGACCCAATCCAGCAGAAGACAGAGATCCCATATTTGAACGTGGCTCTACCACCACCTACTCCAGCTTTAGGAAGGGCACCTACACCAAACCCTGGTCCAGTGGAG agACTGAAATGTTTTACTTGGCCATCAGCATGGTGGGGACAGACTTCTCCATGATTGGTCAGCTGTTTCCACACCGAGCTCGAATGGAGATTAAG AACAAGTTCAAGAAAGAGGAGAGAAATAACTCCTGGAGAATAGATAAAGCTTTCA AGGAGAAGCGGCGTTTGGATTTAGATTTCTTCAAAAAATTAATGGAGCAGATCCTAAAAGCCGAGGAAAATAAGAGAAACAAGAACAAAGAGCTTGTTAAGTTGGCTAAAGCACAGAGGAGAGTACAAAGGAAAGTGAGAg CGGCTACAAGAAAGGAATTGTACTCTTCAACGGATTCGGACAGTGATGTGGTGTCTGGAGAAAAGGAGAACGAGGACCTCTCAAATGATGGAGGAAGTGATACCACTCCAAAGAATCGCAGAGGAAGAGGGACAAATACTCAAGGGAGGAGAATCAAGAGGACAGATGGAGAGG CTGCAGTAGATGAACCTGAGGAGTGTGAAAATCTTACTTCTGATGACAG ATACAAGAGTCCTGCTATTAAACCAGCTCAGCTCAAAGGTCGACCCCAGAGGGCGATCCCGAACCTCAGCCGCGGATGGGGGAACAGGAACCCTGTGCCCAGAGGAAATACCCAGGAGGACAGGACCTCACTCGGGGAGGGGAGTACGATGGACCCCAAG GCTATAAAAGAGAAGCAGCAGTCAGCAGTTCTCCTGGAATTGGAAGATTTAGAGGAAGAACCTGACCTGAGTGCTGTACAAgaacatatatttaataaaccaaCCAG GTCAGGAAGGATCCCTAAACTCTCCCGGCATGTAATCCAGGCAGtggcagaggaagaggaagatgaggaagagCTCTCTGATCTTCCTGTGTCTTCCAGATTTCACGGTCAGGGCATCAAGGCACCTGGCAGGAGAGCTAAATTAAAACCAGGGCCCAGATTGAAACGGGGCATGCTTAGGAGGGGAAAATCTAGGCTGGTGACCTTACTTGCCTCTGGaactgaagatgatgatgaggatgagggaGAAGAGGAAGTAGAAGAGTGTATCCTGAGCCAGGAAGACTTTCCTTCAAATCCTGAAGAGGAAAACCAAGCGTTTGTGCCAATGAGTCTACGCCCTCTACAACAAGTTAATTCAGAGGTGGAAGAAACCATGGAAGAg GACGTCATTGAATTCCTTGACCCAGACCACATGGAGG TTTGTAGAGAGATCAACAATGAAGCCGCCCAGACTCTTCTGACCATCGGGAACTCAGCTCAGATGATCAAGACATCAGAAATGCCCTGTACAA GTGGAAATGATATTGTTGAACAGTCAAGCATTGTACATGAAGAGGTCGTCCATGAGGAAGTTATCACAGAAACCGCCGTCCTGTCCAGTTCTTCTGTAAGCTGCGAGTCAGAGACAAAAGATGATGTTGAAATTTCAAGCTATGAAGCTATTATTCCAGAACCTTCTTCTGAAGTAACCCCCACCCAGAATGAGGAACCTATCAAATCACAGACAACTGAAGAAGATCATCATCGTCCCATTCAACATGAGACACAGGTTCCACCAAGTAAAAGAGGGCGATTCTCCAAACCCAAACCCAATATTGGTCAAGGTCTGAGAACCAGACGTGCTCCACTGCAGCAAATCGCTGGTTCTTTTGGGACCTCTAAGGATCCATCTTCCACAGAACAGGATAAAAATGCAACACAACCCATGCAAGAAGACTCTGTCCCTGTGGCTCACCTGCCAGACTCCTCTATCGTCCACACTGAGGTACTACAGCCGGATCTATCATCTGAAAGAAGAGAAGACAGTCCCAAAGTCATTCCTGAAACAGTGACTAAAGAAGATGATCGATCTGTCTcatctttaaaaagaaagaatgatGATATAATCGCAGAGGAAACTATACAAGAACAAGAAGCAGTGAGATTAGAACCACAGCTGACTAAAAG tgtgagTGAGTCTGAGAGCACATCAGATGAGCCCTCTAAACCTGTCAGGAGGTGCCGTGGACCCAAACCTAAACCAAACCTGATTCAGACATCCAGGCGCACTCAGACACAACACAGCACCACATCAACCACAACAG TTTTAAATGAAAAGCCAGCTGTGGAGTCTTCCACTAAAAGTCCTGAAGAGGATGCTGTAGCCACCACAGAACTTGATGTTTTCACAAGCACAGCTCAACAAGTGGTGATATCGAGCGTTGAATCAATACAG ACCGTCAAAGATGTCACCCTGCCAGTTGTTTCTGAAAACAATTCCAGACAGAAAACTGTATTCATGCTGGATGAGAACAACAGAACCAATCCTGAGGAAGTTTTTGAAGACGCCACTGTGAATCATTCTGGATGTGAATCAGAAGACACATCTGCTGAGCCCACGCCCGAGGAACCTGTGTTTATACTGTCACTCACAGAAATCCCACCCAATTTAGATGAGGGGGCGGGCTTTCAGACAGAGCCCCTCCCACCTGTGGCAGCACCCGAGTCGCATTCTCATGGTCAAAG TGCTTGTGAGAGCAGGGAGGTATCTCACCTTCTGATCACAGATGCTTTAGTTCCTATGTCAGAGGGCGAGGAAAAGAAAAGTGAATGGAGGGTTGTGGACAAATCAGTGAAGGGAGAATTGAAACGCAAGACACCAGCCTCCACATCTCAGGGG AGTACCATAGATGAGAGTCAGACAGAACATCATG CAGTGGAAGGATCGGAAAGTCTTGTGGCAGAGGGGACTGATGATAAGGAACATatggagaagaaaagaaaactacCCGAAAGAACAAGGAGAG CAAAGCTGCAAGTTAAACCCACCCCCGTTTCAAGGAGAAATGCTCAAGGTGTTGATGCTAAAGAGGACACAGCAGCGCTTTCTTTAAAACAGACTACCTCATTACCCATTTCAACACAAAAGACAAGATCAGTTCCAGAGCAAACTCTCCCGGCTGTCATCTCATCAACCAACAACTCGATATCAGCCACAATCTCAGAGAGAGGAGCAACTACAGATCATTCTGCAACCAGCGATAATACTTGTTCACCTGTCCCTGAAGCGTCTGTCCAGGAAGGCATCATGGGAAAAGTGGACCTCTCAGGCAAAGAGACGTTTGAGTTAGCAAGTGGATCAGACTTGCAAGGTGTCAGTCAAATCACACCTATTGCTACAAGTGGGGTGCTTACAAG ACCTGGTAGAAGACCCAAGGGGTTCCTGTCCTTCATTTCTTCTAAGAGTACACAAGGACCCCCAGCAGCTCATCGAGAGGCCAAACCAGGCCACCCAAAACCATCAGTCAACACTGCACGTCCTGAGAGAAAACGGATAGCGGCTGGACCTGTTACCACTCCAACCAACTCTGGAGTAAAGCAGCCTTCTCCGACCCCTGCTTTCACCACTGCGTCTGTCATCGAG CAGAACTCAGACGAAGAACCCACAAGTGTCTCCAAGTACTTTTTCAGTGACATCTTTACTGAAGTTGATGAGCTAGAAGACATGGATTAA
- the LOC127941890 gene encoding transcription factor TFIIIB component B'' homolog isoform X3, protein MIRRSRISVRPNVKPAGRAQTASRDASVDNVQPPQASAGSASSEGSQVMAEKVKTDSPITALDPTNEEASQSSCPRDQLETGKHGEDAASKSSDAQDSTSTSVTSGPQRRKRFAALPNLAKPRASPASSRAPKSPPKSPVKPVPPSDPENSTSTEESFLQIPEPVNNPRLPGRRRPSGGGRQANVQPIPAAPLQNDQETETQKDGGLEDTLVPLTVQQGESQHPLITSQPESILVHENPLARPAVEDVVVPQESDSGPPQDQSQMDLLRERLTKMKSSSKIINSLKSLNDPADMLRLAQARKLRELLKKEMNKQKEDKKKPKLGIRERKAPKDHTKMTMRELIYYLPVSNPMKSFTEEEQKASETVLDDSPTPAPSNTPAAPSVEEVVVEDDGHEEEDEERTEETQLEEEEPLLVPRVKVAEDGSLIIDEESLTVQVSRMKGPNPAEDRDPIFERGSTTTYSSFRKGTYTKPWSSGETEMFYLAISMVGTDFSMIGQLFPHRARMEIKNKFKKEERNNSWRIDKAFKEKRRLDLDFFKKLMEQILKAEENKRNKNKELVKLAKAQRRVQRKVRAATRKELYSSTDSDSDVVSGEKENEDLSNDGGSDTTPKNRRGRGTNTQGRRIKRTDGEAAVDEPEECENLTSDDRYKSPAIKPAQLKGRPQRAIPNLSRGWGNRNPVPRGNTQEDRTSLGEGSTMDPKAIKEKQQSAVLLELEDLEEEPDLSAVQEHIFNKPTRSGRIPKLSRHVIQAVAEEEEDEEELSDLPVSSRFHGQGIKAPGRRAKLKPGPRLKRGMLRRGKSRLVTLLASGTEDDDEDEGEEEVEECILSQEDFPSNPEEENQAFVPMSLRPLQQVNSEVEETMEELDISVNVPDILGTSQNAFCHELSCEQAMVPAGPFPCEHQLDLLVDVIEFLDPDHMEVCREINNEAAQTLLTIGNSAQMIKTSEMPCTSGNDIVEQSSIVHEEVVHEEVITETAVLSSSSVSCESETKDDVEISSYEAIIPEPSSEVTPTQNEEPIKSQTTEEDHHRPIQHETQVPPSKRGRFSKPKPNIGQGLRTRRAPLQQIAGSFGTSKDPSSTEQDKNATQPMQEDSVPVAHLPDSSIVHTEVLQPDLSSERREDSPKVIPETVTKEDDRSVSSLKRKNDDIIAEETIQEQEAVRLEPQLTKSVSESESTSDEPSKPVRRCRGPKPKPNLIQTSRRTQTQHSTTSTTTVLNEKPAVESSTKSPEEDAVATTELDVFTSTAQQVVISSVESIQTVKDVTLPVVSENNSRQKTVFMLDENNRTNPEEVFEDATVNHSGCESEDTSAEPTPEEPVFILSLTEIPPNLDEGAGFQTEPLPPVAAPESHSHGQSACESREVSHLLITDALVPMSEGEEKKSEWRVVDKSVKGELKRKTPASTSQGSTIDESQTEHHAVEGSESLVAEGTDDKEHMEKKRKLPERTRRAKLQVKPTPVSRRNAQGVDAKEDTAALSLKQTTSLPISTQKTRSVPEQTLPAVISSTNNSISATISERGATTDHSATSDNTCSPVPEASVQEGIMGKVDLSGKETFELASGSDLQGVSQITPIATSGVLTRPGRRPKGFLSFISSKSTQGPPAAHREAKPGHPKPSVNTARPERKRIAAGPVTTPTNSGVKQPSPTPAFTTASVIENSDEEPTSVSKYFFSDIFTEVDELEDMD, encoded by the exons ATGATACGCAGATCAAGAATCAGTGTTCGGCCCAATGTAAAGCCCGCAGGCCGAGCCCAGACAGCCTCTCGAGATGCATCTGTAGATAATGTTCAGCCTCCCCAGGCTTCTGCTGGCTCTGCTTCATCTGAGGGGTCACAGGTCATGGCTGAAAAGGTGAAGACTGACTCTCCTATAACAGCTTTGGATCCGACCAATGAGGAAGCGTCTCAGAGTAGCTGCCCTAGAGACCAGTTGGAGACTGGTAAACATGGAGA GGATGCAGCATCTAAAAGTTCTGATGCCCAGGATTCAACAAGCACCTCTGTGACTTCTGGCCCTCAGAGGAGGAAACGCTTCGCAGCTCTGCCCAACCTGGCCAAACCACGAGCCTCCCCAGCCTCCTCTAGGGCTCCGAAATCCCCACCCAAGTCCCCTGTAAAACCAGTACCACCCAGTGACCCTGAAAACTCAACCTCCACCGAAGAGTCTTTCCTTCAGATACCTGAGCCTGTAAACAACCCCAGACTTCCTGGAAGACGGAGACCTTCTGGAGGAGGCAGACAGGCCAATGTTCAGCCCATCCCTGCAGCCCCACTGCAGAATGACCAAGAGACAGAGACGCAAAAGGATGGGGGATTGGAGGACACTCTTGTGCCACTGACTGTCCAGCAAGGGGAGTCCCAGCATCCCCTAATAACTTCTCAACCTGAATCCATTTTGGTTCATGAAAATCCTCTGGCTCGTCCTGCTGTGGAAGATGTGGTTGTACCTCAGGAGAGTGATTCCGGGCCACCTCAAGACCAAAGCCAAATGGATCTGTTAAGAGAAAGACTTACGAAAATGAAGTCTTCATCAAAGATAATAAATTCCTTGAAATCTCTGAACGACCCAGCAGACATGCTCAGGTTAGCTCAGGCCAGGAAGCTTCGGGAACttcttaaaaaagaaatgaacaaacaaaag GAAGACAAAAAGAAACCCAAGCTGGGAATCAGAGAACGCAAAGCACCCAAAGACCACACCAAAATGACCATGAGAGAGCTGATCTATTACCTCCCTGTATCCAACCCAATGAA GTCTTTCACAGAAGAGGAGCAGAAAGCTTCAGAGACAGTATTAGATGACTCTCCTACACCAGC GCCTTCTAACACTCCAGCTGCTCCATCAGTCGAGGAGGTGGTTGTAGAAGATGATGGTCATGAAGAAGAAGACGAGGAAAGAACGGAAGAAACCCAGTTGGAGGAGGAAGAGCCTCTTCTAGTGCCCAGGGTGAAGGTGGCGGAGGATGGTTCTCTGATTATAGACGAGGAAAG TTTAACAGTCCAGGTGTCAAGAATGAAAGGACCCAATCCAGCAGAAGACAGAGATCCCATATTTGAACGTGGCTCTACCACCACCTACTCCAGCTTTAGGAAGGGCACCTACACCAAACCCTGGTCCAGTGGAG agACTGAAATGTTTTACTTGGCCATCAGCATGGTGGGGACAGACTTCTCCATGATTGGTCAGCTGTTTCCACACCGAGCTCGAATGGAGATTAAG AACAAGTTCAAGAAAGAGGAGAGAAATAACTCCTGGAGAATAGATAAAGCTTTCA AGGAGAAGCGGCGTTTGGATTTAGATTTCTTCAAAAAATTAATGGAGCAGATCCTAAAAGCCGAGGAAAATAAGAGAAACAAGAACAAAGAGCTTGTTAAGTTGGCTAAAGCACAGAGGAGAGTACAAAGGAAAGTGAGAg CGGCTACAAGAAAGGAATTGTACTCTTCAACGGATTCGGACAGTGATGTGGTGTCTGGAGAAAAGGAGAACGAGGACCTCTCAAATGATGGAGGAAGTGATACCACTCCAAAGAATCGCAGAGGAAGAGGGACAAATACTCAAGGGAGGAGAATCAAGAGGACAGATGGAGAGG CTGCAGTAGATGAACCTGAGGAGTGTGAAAATCTTACTTCTGATGACAG ATACAAGAGTCCTGCTATTAAACCAGCTCAGCTCAAAGGTCGACCCCAGAGGGCGATCCCGAACCTCAGCCGCGGATGGGGGAACAGGAACCCTGTGCCCAGAGGAAATACCCAGGAGGACAGGACCTCACTCGGGGAGGGGAGTACGATGGACCCCAAG GCTATAAAAGAGAAGCAGCAGTCAGCAGTTCTCCTGGAATTGGAAGATTTAGAGGAAGAACCTGACCTGAGTGCTGTACAAgaacatatatttaataaaccaaCCAG GTCAGGAAGGATCCCTAAACTCTCCCGGCATGTAATCCAGGCAGtggcagaggaagaggaagatgaggaagagCTCTCTGATCTTCCTGTGTCTTCCAGATTTCACGGTCAGGGCATCAAGGCACCTGGCAGGAGAGCTAAATTAAAACCAGGGCCCAGATTGAAACGGGGCATGCTTAGGAGGGGAAAATCTAGGCTGGTGACCTTACTTGCCTCTGGaactgaagatgatgatgaggatgagggaGAAGAGGAAGTAGAAGAGTGTATCCTGAGCCAGGAAGACTTTCCTTCAAATCCTGAAGAGGAAAACCAAGCGTTTGTGCCAATGAGTCTACGCCCTCTACAACAAGTTAATTCAGAGGTGGAAGAAACCATGGAAGAg CTGGACATTTCTGTGAATGTGCCTGATATCCTGGGcacatcccagaatgcatttTGCCACGAGTTGTCTTGTGAGCAGGCCATGGTGCCTGCCGGTCCTTTCCCTTGTGAACACCAGTTGGACCTGCTTGTT GACGTCATTGAATTCCTTGACCCAGACCACATGGAGG TTTGTAGAGAGATCAACAATGAAGCCGCCCAGACTCTTCTGACCATCGGGAACTCAGCTCAGATGATCAAGACATCAGAAATGCCCTGTACAA GTGGAAATGATATTGTTGAACAGTCAAGCATTGTACATGAAGAGGTCGTCCATGAGGAAGTTATCACAGAAACCGCCGTCCTGTCCAGTTCTTCTGTAAGCTGCGAGTCAGAGACAAAAGATGATGTTGAAATTTCAAGCTATGAAGCTATTATTCCAGAACCTTCTTCTGAAGTAACCCCCACCCAGAATGAGGAACCTATCAAATCACAGACAACTGAAGAAGATCATCATCGTCCCATTCAACATGAGACACAGGTTCCACCAAGTAAAAGAGGGCGATTCTCCAAACCCAAACCCAATATTGGTCAAGGTCTGAGAACCAGACGTGCTCCACTGCAGCAAATCGCTGGTTCTTTTGGGACCTCTAAGGATCCATCTTCCACAGAACAGGATAAAAATGCAACACAACCCATGCAAGAAGACTCTGTCCCTGTGGCTCACCTGCCAGACTCCTCTATCGTCCACACTGAGGTACTACAGCCGGATCTATCATCTGAAAGAAGAGAAGACAGTCCCAAAGTCATTCCTGAAACAGTGACTAAAGAAGATGATCGATCTGTCTcatctttaaaaagaaagaatgatGATATAATCGCAGAGGAAACTATACAAGAACAAGAAGCAGTGAGATTAGAACCACAGCTGACTAAAAG tgtgagTGAGTCTGAGAGCACATCAGATGAGCCCTCTAAACCTGTCAGGAGGTGCCGTGGACCCAAACCTAAACCAAACCTGATTCAGACATCCAGGCGCACTCAGACACAACACAGCACCACATCAACCACAACAG TTTTAAATGAAAAGCCAGCTGTGGAGTCTTCCACTAAAAGTCCTGAAGAGGATGCTGTAGCCACCACAGAACTTGATGTTTTCACAAGCACAGCTCAACAAGTGGTGATATCGAGCGTTGAATCAATACAG ACCGTCAAAGATGTCACCCTGCCAGTTGTTTCTGAAAACAATTCCAGACAGAAAACTGTATTCATGCTGGATGAGAACAACAGAACCAATCCTGAGGAAGTTTTTGAAGACGCCACTGTGAATCATTCTGGATGTGAATCAGAAGACACATCTGCTGAGCCCACGCCCGAGGAACCTGTGTTTATACTGTCACTCACAGAAATCCCACCCAATTTAGATGAGGGGGCGGGCTTTCAGACAGAGCCCCTCCCACCTGTGGCAGCACCCGAGTCGCATTCTCATGGTCAAAG TGCTTGTGAGAGCAGGGAGGTATCTCACCTTCTGATCACAGATGCTTTAGTTCCTATGTCAGAGGGCGAGGAAAAGAAAAGTGAATGGAGGGTTGTGGACAAATCAGTGAAGGGAGAATTGAAACGCAAGACACCAGCCTCCACATCTCAGGGG AGTACCATAGATGAGAGTCAGACAGAACATCATG CAGTGGAAGGATCGGAAAGTCTTGTGGCAGAGGGGACTGATGATAAGGAACATatggagaagaaaagaaaactacCCGAAAGAACAAGGAGAG CAAAGCTGCAAGTTAAACCCACCCCCGTTTCAAGGAGAAATGCTCAAGGTGTTGATGCTAAAGAGGACACAGCAGCGCTTTCTTTAAAACAGACTACCTCATTACCCATTTCAACACAAAAGACAAGATCAGTTCCAGAGCAAACTCTCCCGGCTGTCATCTCATCAACCAACAACTCGATATCAGCCACAATCTCAGAGAGAGGAGCAACTACAGATCATTCTGCAACCAGCGATAATACTTGTTCACCTGTCCCTGAAGCGTCTGTCCAGGAAGGCATCATGGGAAAAGTGGACCTCTCAGGCAAAGAGACGTTTGAGTTAGCAAGTGGATCAGACTTGCAAGGTGTCAGTCAAATCACACCTATTGCTACAAGTGGGGTGCTTACAAG ACCTGGTAGAAGACCCAAGGGGTTCCTGTCCTTCATTTCTTCTAAGAGTACACAAGGACCCCCAGCAGCTCATCGAGAGGCCAAACCAGGCCACCCAAAACCATCAGTCAACACTGCACGTCCTGAGAGAAAACGGATAGCGGCTGGACCTGTTACCACTCCAACCAACTCTGGAGTAAAGCAGCCTTCTCCGACCCCTGCTTTCACCACTGCGTCTGTCATCGAG AACTCAGACGAAGAACCCACAAGTGTCTCCAAGTACTTTTTCAGTGACATCTTTACTGAAGTTGATGAGCTAGAAGACATGGATTAA